One stretch of Streptomyces agglomeratus DNA includes these proteins:
- a CDS encoding MGMT family protein translates to MDRMSDESETPALPEYAERVLEVAEMIPPGRVMTYGDVAEWLEEGGPRQVGRVMALYGGGAPWWRVVRSDGVLLPGHEPRALGHYRAEGTPLRTASRQSGTHVPRLDMKRARWDGAAAGGGSAQAHTTHT, encoded by the coding sequence ATGGACCGGATGAGCGACGAATCGGAGACCCCGGCACTCCCCGAGTACGCCGAGCGCGTGCTGGAGGTCGCGGAGATGATTCCACCCGGCCGTGTGATGACGTACGGGGACGTCGCCGAGTGGCTGGAGGAGGGCGGCCCGCGCCAGGTGGGGCGGGTCATGGCGCTCTACGGCGGCGGCGCCCCCTGGTGGCGCGTGGTGCGTTCCGACGGCGTACTGCTGCCCGGCCACGAACCGCGCGCGCTGGGCCACTACCGCGCGGAGGGCACGCCGCTGCGGACGGCCTCCCGGCAGTCCGGCACCCATGTGCCGCGCCTGGACATGAAGCGGGCGCGGTGGGACGGCGCCGCGGCCGGCGGCGGAAGTGCACAAGCTCACACGACTCACACCTGA
- a CDS encoding dipeptidase yields MSDTPDSVVRTYIDTHRAAFLGDLADWLRIPSVSAQPDHAADVRRSAEWLSAKLRETGFPVTEIWPTAGAPAVFAEWPSGDPAAPTVLVYGHHDVQPAAREDGWHTDPFEPEIVDGRLYARGAADDKGQVFFHTLGVRAHLAATGRTTPAVNLKLLIEGEEESGSPHFRALVEERAQRLTADAVIVSDTGMWSEDTPTVCTGMRGVADCEIELYGPDQDIHSGSFGGAVPNPATVAARLVAALHDEDEHVTIPGFYDGIVALTDRERELFAELPFDEAEWLGTAKSRATLGEAGHTTLERVWARPTAEVNGIGGGYQGPGGKTIVPSSAHLKLSFRLVAGQDPDKIEQSVRDWTATRVPAGIRHEITFGAATRPCLTPLDHPALQSVVRAMGRAFGRKILFTREGGSGPAADLQDVLGAPVLFLGISVPSDGWHAPNEKVELDLLFKGVETAAYLWGDLAAHWRAS; encoded by the coding sequence ATGAGCGACACCCCGGACAGCGTCGTCCGTACGTACATCGACACGCACCGCGCGGCCTTCCTCGGCGACCTCGCCGACTGGCTCCGCATCCCGTCCGTGTCGGCGCAGCCGGACCACGCCGCCGACGTACGGCGCAGCGCCGAATGGCTGTCCGCGAAGCTCCGGGAGACCGGCTTCCCGGTCACCGAGATCTGGCCCACGGCGGGCGCCCCGGCGGTCTTCGCCGAGTGGCCGAGCGGCGACCCTGCCGCCCCCACCGTGCTCGTGTACGGACACCACGACGTGCAGCCCGCCGCGCGTGAGGACGGCTGGCACACCGACCCCTTCGAGCCGGAGATCGTCGACGGCCGGCTCTACGCCCGCGGCGCGGCGGACGACAAGGGCCAGGTGTTCTTCCACACCCTCGGAGTCCGCGCGCACCTCGCCGCCACCGGCCGCACCACCCCCGCCGTCAACCTCAAGCTCCTCATCGAGGGTGAGGAGGAGTCCGGCTCCCCGCACTTCCGCGCCCTGGTCGAGGAGCGCGCCCAGCGCCTCACCGCCGACGCCGTGATCGTCTCCGACACCGGCATGTGGTCCGAGGACACCCCGACCGTCTGCACCGGCATGCGCGGCGTGGCGGACTGCGAGATCGAGCTGTACGGACCGGACCAGGACATCCACTCGGGGTCCTTCGGCGGCGCCGTACCCAACCCGGCCACCGTCGCCGCCCGTCTCGTAGCGGCGCTCCACGACGAGGACGAGCACGTCACGATCCCCGGTTTCTACGACGGGATCGTCGCGCTCACCGACCGCGAGCGCGAACTGTTCGCCGAGCTTCCGTTCGACGAGGCCGAATGGCTGGGTACGGCCAAGTCACGGGCCACCCTCGGCGAGGCCGGTCACACCACCCTGGAGCGCGTCTGGGCCCGCCCGACCGCCGAGGTCAACGGCATCGGCGGCGGCTACCAGGGCCCCGGCGGCAAGACGATCGTCCCGTCCTCCGCGCACCTGAAGCTGTCGTTCCGCCTGGTCGCGGGCCAGGACCCGGACAAGATCGAGCAGTCTGTACGCGACTGGACCGCCACCCGCGTCCCGGCCGGAATCCGCCACGAGATCACGTTCGGCGCCGCCACCCGGCCGTGTCTGACGCCGCTCGACCACCCCGCCCTCCAGTCCGTCGTACGGGCCATGGGCCGCGCGTTCGGCCGGAAGATCCTCTTCACCCGCGAGGGCGGCTCGGGGCCCGCGGCCGATCTCCAGGACGTACTCGGTGCGCCCGTACTCTTCCTGGGCATCTCCGTACCGTCCGACGGCTGGCACGCACCCAACGAGAAGGTCGAGCTCGACCTGCTCTTCAAGGGCGTCGAAACCGCCGCGTACCTGTGGGGCGACCTCGCGGCGCACTGGCGCGCCTCCTGA
- a CDS encoding glutaredoxin family protein, which translates to MQGTVTMYSTTWCGYCRRLKSQMDREGIAYTEINIELDPESAAFVEKANGGNQTVPTVLVVPASGEQAVMTNPSLAQVKQALAV; encoded by the coding sequence ATGCAGGGCACAGTGACGATGTACAGCACGACGTGGTGCGGCTACTGCCGTCGGCTCAAGAGCCAGATGGACCGTGAGGGCATCGCGTACACCGAGATCAACATCGAGCTGGACCCTGAGTCGGCGGCCTTCGTCGAGAAGGCGAATGGCGGAAACCAGACGGTCCCGACCGTCCTCGTGGTTCCCGCCTCTGGTGAGCAGGCGGTCATGACCAACCCCAGCCTCGCGCAGGTCAAGCAGGCGCTGGCCGTCTGA
- a CDS encoding ATP-dependent helicase: MGSTASTESAWNPPHRQARQRTTGAFRLVRTRPAPVDPPLLDARQRAVVDHAGGPLLVLAGPGTGKTTTLVEAVAARIAKGADPERVLVLTFSRKAAVELRDRMALRLGGAYGPQATTFHSFCYALVRAHQDSDLFSEPLRLLSGPEQDVAVRDLLAGHVDLERDGRTAPVHWPDELRACLTTRGFADEVRAVLARSRELGLGPDALGAFATRTGRPDWKAAAAFLAEYLDVLDMQGVLDYAELVHRAVLLAEQAELTGRLSARYDAVFVDEYQDTDPAQVRLLRALAGSGRTLVAFGDPDQSIYAFRGADVGGILDFPDTFRGTDGSPSPVEVLTTSRRSGKALLEATRLLTRRMPLTRLPAEKVRAHRDLAPVREGGRTEVYTYPTAGTELDNIADILRRAHLEEGVPWNEMAVLVRAGGRTIPAVRRALTSAGVPLEIDGDDLALRHEPAVTPLLTALRAVAEAALAPPARRGDAGAHADRQAVPADPSPEHHTPDATTTWLSTEVAAELLASPLAGMDTADLRRLGRALRDEERAAGNRLPPPSDELLARALAEPGRLAAHDPAYARGAQRLGALLREARTLLEAGGTAEEALWELWNGTSWPRRLERAALRGGAAGRNADRDLDAVCALFDTAARAEERSGGRGALNFLEELDAQDIAADTLSKRAVRPDAVRLMTAHRSKGLEWSLVVVAGVQEGLWPDLRRRGSLLEADRIGRDGLAEPLTPGALLAEERRLFYVAATRARDRLVVTAVKAPADDGDQPSRFLTELGAEPRDVTGRPRRPLAVAALVAELRATTVDPAATPALRDAAARRLARLAALADEDGQPLVPSAHPYRWWGLYDPTHSAVPLRDRDQPVALSGSALDQLANTCSLQWFLGREVKADAPATAAQGFGNVVHVLADEVASGRTPADLAVLMERLDSVWDALAFDAPWKSQQEKEHARVALERFLQWHVMDRGGRTPVATEHDFDVTLEAGGEYEVRIRGSMDRVETDAEGRAYVVDFKTGKAAPTRDEVARHPQLAVYQLAVREGAVDEAFGGTRPEPGGAELVQLRQAAAKKDGGEALPKIQAQEPLAGEWVGDLLATAAGRVLDERFSPATGQHCTHCAFRASCSAQPEGRHIVE; encoded by the coding sequence CTGGGATCCACGGCTTCCACGGAATCCGCCTGGAATCCGCCGCACCGTCAGGCCCGGCAGCGGACCACCGGCGCGTTCCGGCTGGTGCGCACCCGACCGGCCCCGGTGGACCCTCCTCTTCTGGACGCACGGCAGCGTGCGGTGGTTGACCACGCGGGCGGACCACTGCTGGTCCTCGCGGGCCCCGGCACCGGCAAGACGACGACCCTGGTGGAAGCGGTCGCCGCGCGTATCGCCAAGGGGGCCGACCCGGAGCGTGTCCTGGTACTCACGTTCAGCCGCAAGGCGGCGGTGGAACTGCGCGACCGCATGGCGCTGCGGCTCGGCGGCGCGTACGGACCGCAGGCGACCACCTTCCACTCCTTCTGCTACGCCCTGGTGCGCGCCCACCAGGACAGCGACCTCTTCAGCGAACCGCTGCGACTGCTGTCCGGCCCCGAACAGGACGTCGCCGTACGCGACCTCCTGGCAGGCCACGTGGACCTGGAACGGGACGGCCGGACCGCCCCCGTGCACTGGCCGGACGAGCTGCGCGCCTGCCTCACGACACGGGGCTTCGCCGACGAGGTGCGCGCGGTGCTGGCCCGCAGCCGGGAGCTGGGGCTCGGGCCCGACGCCCTGGGCGCCTTCGCGACGCGCACCGGGCGGCCCGACTGGAAGGCCGCGGCTGCCTTCCTGGCCGAGTATCTCGACGTACTCGACATGCAGGGCGTCCTCGACTACGCCGAACTCGTCCACCGCGCGGTGCTGCTCGCGGAGCAGGCGGAACTCACCGGCCGGCTCAGCGCGCGGTACGACGCCGTCTTCGTCGACGAGTACCAGGACACGGACCCGGCGCAGGTCCGCCTCCTGCGCGCGCTGGCCGGTTCCGGACGCACCCTGGTGGCGTTCGGCGACCCGGACCAGTCGATCTACGCGTTCCGGGGAGCGGACGTCGGCGGGATCCTCGACTTCCCGGACACGTTCCGGGGAACGGACGGCAGCCCTTCCCCGGTGGAGGTCCTCACGACCTCCCGCCGCTCGGGAAAGGCCCTCCTGGAGGCCACCCGTCTGCTCACCCGCCGGATGCCCCTGACGCGCCTGCCGGCCGAGAAGGTACGGGCCCACAGGGACCTCGCCCCGGTCCGCGAAGGGGGCCGCACGGAGGTCTACACGTACCCGACGGCGGGCACCGAGCTCGACAACATCGCGGACATCCTGCGCCGCGCCCACCTGGAGGAGGGCGTGCCGTGGAACGAGATGGCGGTACTGGTCCGGGCCGGCGGTCGTACGATCCCCGCCGTACGACGCGCCCTGACCTCCGCGGGCGTTCCCCTGGAGATCGACGGAGACGACCTGGCCCTGCGCCACGAACCGGCGGTGACCCCACTGCTGACAGCCCTGCGAGCGGTGGCCGAGGCGGCCCTCGCGCCACCGGCCCGCCGCGGCGATGCCGGTGCCCACGCGGACCGGCAGGCCGTACCCGCCGACCCGAGTCCGGAACATCACACTCCCGACGCCACCACCACCTGGCTCAGCACCGAGGTCGCCGCCGAGCTGCTCGCCTCGCCGCTCGCCGGTATGGACACCGCCGACCTGCGCCGCCTCGGGCGCGCCCTGCGCGACGAGGAGCGCGCCGCCGGGAACCGGCTCCCGCCGCCCTCCGACGAACTGCTCGCCCGCGCCCTCGCCGAACCCGGGCGCCTGGCCGCGCACGACCCGGCGTACGCACGCGGAGCCCAGCGCCTCGGCGCGCTCCTGCGCGAGGCCCGCACGCTCCTCGAAGCCGGCGGCACCGCGGAAGAGGCCCTCTGGGAACTGTGGAACGGCACCTCCTGGCCGAGGCGCCTGGAACGCGCCGCCCTGCGCGGCGGAGCGGCCGGCCGCAACGCCGACCGGGACCTCGACGCCGTGTGCGCGCTGTTCGACACCGCGGCACGCGCCGAGGAACGCTCCGGCGGGCGCGGCGCCCTGAACTTCCTGGAAGAGCTCGACGCACAGGACATCGCCGCCGACACCCTCAGCAAGCGCGCCGTACGGCCCGACGCGGTACGCCTGATGACCGCGCACCGCTCGAAAGGGCTGGAGTGGAGCCTGGTCGTCGTGGCGGGCGTACAGGAGGGCCTGTGGCCGGACCTGCGCCGCCGCGGTTCGCTTCTCGAAGCGGACCGGATCGGCCGCGACGGCCTCGCCGAGCCGCTCACCCCCGGCGCCCTCCTCGCCGAGGAACGCCGGCTCTTCTACGTCGCCGCCACCCGCGCCCGCGACCGCCTGGTCGTCACCGCCGTGAAGGCCCCCGCCGACGACGGCGACCAGCCCTCGCGCTTCCTCACCGAGCTCGGCGCGGAGCCCAGGGACGTCACCGGCCGCCCCCGCCGCCCCCTCGCCGTGGCCGCCCTGGTGGCCGAACTGCGCGCCACCACCGTCGACCCGGCGGCGACCCCCGCCCTGCGCGACGCGGCCGCCCGCAGACTGGCCCGCCTCGCCGCCCTCGCCGACGAGGACGGCCAGCCGCTGGTCCCCTCGGCGCACCCGTACCGCTGGTGGGGTCTGTACGACCCGACGCACAGCGCCGTCCCCCTGCGCGACCGCGACCAGCCCGTGGCGCTCTCGGGAAGCGCACTCGACCAGCTCGCGAACACGTGCTCCTTGCAGTGGTTCCTGGGACGCGAGGTGAAGGCGGACGCACCGGCGACCGCCGCCCAGGGCTTCGGCAACGTCGTCCACGTCCTCGCCGACGAGGTCGCGTCCGGCCGTACGCCCGCCGACCTCGCCGTGCTCATGGAGCGCCTCGACTCCGTCTGGGACGCCCTCGCCTTCGACGCCCCCTGGAAGTCCCAGCAGGAGAAGGAGCACGCGCGCGTGGCGCTCGAACGCTTCCTCCAGTGGCACGTCATGGACCGGGGCGGCCGCACCCCGGTCGCCACCGAGCACGACTTCGACGTGACCCTGGAGGCGGGCGGCGAGTACGAGGTCCGCATCCGCGGTTCCATGGACCGCGTCGAGACGGACGCCGAGGGACGCGCGTACGTCGTCGACTTCAAGACCGGGAAGGCCGCCCCCACGCGCGACGAGGTGGCCCGCCACCCGCAGCTCGCCGTCTACCAGCTCGCCGTACGGGAAGGAGCCGTCGACGAGGCGTTCGGGGGAACGCGCCCCGAGCCCGGCGGCGCCGAACTCGTACAGCTGCGCCAGGCGGCGGCCAAGAAGGACGGCGGGGAGGCACTCCCCAAGATCCAGGCGCAGGAGCCGCTCGCCGGTGAATGGGTCGGCGACCTGCTCGCCACCGCCGCCGGGCGCGTACTGGACGAACGCTTCAGCCCTGCGACCGGCCAGCACTGCACGCACTGCGCCTTCCGCGCCTCGTGCAGCGCGCAGCCGGAGGGCCGTCACATCGTGGAGTGA
- the nudC gene encoding NAD(+) diphosphatase, which translates to MDSTDATKTVTTTSNVGTTDSAGTTDSAGITSSASSAANADASAGAGSADGAAVTEQPIGLTAPSGIDRAAHHRLDEAWLAAAWSHPTTRVFVVSGGQALIDDTPDGRTELVMTPAFEAPVTETHRYFLGTDEDGVSYFALQKDSLPGRMDQSARPAGLREAGLLLGPRDAGLMVHAVALENWQRLHRFCSRCGERTVIAAAGHIRRCQACGAEHYPRTDPAVIMLVTDEEDRALLGRQVHWPEGRFSTLAGFVEPGETIEESVAREVFEEAGVTVGRVEYVASQPWPFPSSLMLGFMARATSSEINVDGDEIEEARWFSRDDLRAAIESGEILPPSGISIAARLVELWYGEPLPKPVNP; encoded by the coding sequence ATGGACAGTACGGACGCCACGAAGACCGTGACCACCACAAGCAACGTGGGCACCACGGACAGCGCGGGCACCACGGACAGCGCGGGCATCACAAGCAGCGCGAGCAGCGCGGCCAACGCCGACGCGTCGGCCGGCGCGGGCAGTGCCGACGGTGCCGCCGTCACCGAGCAGCCGATCGGGCTCACCGCTCCCAGCGGCATCGACCGCGCCGCCCACCACCGCCTCGACGAGGCGTGGCTGGCCGCGGCGTGGAGCCACCCGACGACCCGCGTCTTCGTGGTCTCCGGCGGACAGGCGCTGATAGACGACACCCCGGACGGCCGCACCGAACTCGTGATGACTCCGGCCTTCGAGGCGCCGGTCACCGAGACCCACCGCTACTTCCTCGGTACGGACGAGGACGGCGTCAGCTACTTCGCCCTCCAGAAGGACTCCCTTCCGGGCCGCATGGACCAGTCCGCGCGCCCCGCCGGCCTGCGCGAGGCCGGGCTCCTGCTCGGACCGCGCGACGCGGGGCTGATGGTCCACGCGGTGGCCCTGGAGAACTGGCAGCGGCTGCACCGCTTCTGTTCGCGCTGCGGCGAGCGCACCGTCATCGCGGCGGCCGGGCACATCCGGCGCTGCCAGGCGTGCGGCGCCGAGCACTACCCGCGTACCGACCCCGCCGTGATCATGCTGGTCACGGACGAGGAGGACCGGGCGCTCCTCGGCCGCCAGGTGCACTGGCCGGAAGGCCGGTTCTCGACGCTCGCGGGCTTTGTGGAGCCGGGCGAGACGATCGAGGAATCGGTGGCCCGTGAGGTCTTCGAGGAGGCGGGCGTCACGGTCGGCCGCGTCGAGTACGTCGCCAGCCAGCCGTGGCCGTTCCCGTCCAGCCTGATGCTGGGCTTCATGGCGCGTGCCACGTCGTCGGAGATCAACGTGGACGGCGACGAGATCGAGGAGGCGCGCTGGTTCTCCAGGGACGACCTGCGCGCCGCCATCGAGTCCGGCGAGATCCTGCCCCCGTCGGGCATCTCGATCGCGGCCCGCCTGGTGGAGCTCTGGTACGGCGAGCCCCTGCCGAAGCCGGTGAATCCGTAG
- a CDS encoding UvrD-helicase domain-containing protein: MSARITDPEQLKELLGIPFTPEQMACIVAPPAPQVIVAGAGSGKTTVMAARVVWLVGTGQVAPEQVLGLTFTNKAAGELAERVRKALIRAGVTDPDVIDPDNPPGEPRISTYHAFAGQLLAEHGLRIGLEPTARLLADATRYQLAARVLREAPGPYPALTKSFPALVSDLLALDAELAEHLVPPTHLAAYDTELLHTLASVKLSNADLRKVPEAATARLELLDLTTRYREAKRSRDLLDFGDQIALSAELALTSEEAGRILRDEFRVVLLDEYQDTSVAQRLLLSGLFGGGTGHAVTAVGDPCQAIYGWRGASVANLDDFPTHFPYADGTPAARFSLSENRRSGGRLLDLANGLAVPLRAMHEGVEALRPAPGAERDGIVRCALLPTHAEEIAWLADSIAHLVRTGKEPGEIAVLCRTAGDFAEIQGALVARDVPVEVVGLSGLLHLPEVADLVAVCEVLQDPGANASLVRILTGPRWRIGPRDLALLGRRARLLVHRAAGVDADADPDGRLAEAVEGVDPAEVISLADALDTFLESGGGPDDGLPFSADARVRFARLAAELRDLRRSLADPLMDVLHRVLATTGLEVELSASPHALAARRRETLSNFLDTAAGFAALDGEANLLAFLAFLRTAAQYEKGLDNALPGGENTVKVLTAHKSKGLEWDVVAAPGLVAGHFPSEQSRDSWASQAKVLPHALRGDAKTLPDVTDWDAKGVKAFKDAMKAHQHTEELRLGYVTFTRPRSLLLGSGHWWGPTQKKPRGPSGFLRELYDHCAAGFGEIEAWADEPAEGEENPSLRESAADRAWPLPLDPTSMERRRRAAETVMAHLRSLATEGTDEAAEWAAEEAPPADFDEPGEPEYEPNFEPDFEPEPDFEADYDASPADWDSLLTKRPAHAAERTTDVTAAIDAVGAGAAPEAKTHPQADADADADADADADTDTDAEVDAAAAAGADSGTDPYSNAHLGTAPHADPHIDPQAGTDTPAAHGAASATGGRSGAEAHARPHSEPALPPGAVPAARTHSRAEALDGGEYATAVPSAPHHDAGHARPHPTDAPAVPPTRPAGASAPRRAADAGASAPGFRGTPSQAVLTPEEARAVASWDRDLDALAGELRRARATTRDVPVPPSLTASQLLRLAADPDGFAHELARPMPRPPQPAARRGTRFHAWVESRFEELPLPMLGPDELPGRDETDAEIADERDLAELKEAFERTPYARRTPYRVEAPFHLTLAGRVIRGRIDAVYRDEETGAYEIVDWKTSRTRAADPLQLAVYRLAWAEQYDLPLDSVGAAFLYVRTGEIARPANLPDRARLERILLDEPGPAAG; this comes from the coding sequence GTGTCAGCCCGAATCACCGACCCCGAGCAGCTCAAAGAGCTCCTCGGCATCCCGTTCACCCCGGAGCAGATGGCGTGCATCGTCGCACCGCCTGCCCCGCAGGTCATCGTGGCCGGAGCCGGTTCGGGCAAGACGACGGTCATGGCCGCGCGGGTGGTGTGGCTGGTCGGCACCGGACAGGTCGCCCCCGAGCAGGTGCTCGGCCTGACCTTCACCAACAAGGCGGCCGGGGAGCTGGCCGAGCGCGTCCGCAAGGCACTGATCCGTGCCGGGGTGACCGACCCCGACGTCATCGACCCCGACAACCCTCCCGGCGAGCCCCGGATCTCGACGTACCACGCCTTCGCCGGACAGCTCCTCGCCGAGCACGGCCTGCGCATCGGCCTCGAACCGACCGCCCGCCTCCTCGCCGACGCCACCCGCTACCAGCTCGCCGCGCGGGTGCTGCGGGAGGCGCCCGGACCGTACCCGGCGCTGACGAAATCCTTCCCCGCACTGGTCAGCGACCTGCTGGCACTGGACGCGGAGCTGGCCGAGCACCTCGTGCCGCCGACCCACCTCGCGGCGTACGACACCGAGCTGCTGCACACGCTCGCGTCCGTCAAGCTCTCCAACGCCGACCTGCGCAAGGTCCCCGAGGCCGCCACCGCCCGCCTCGAACTCCTCGACCTCACCACGCGCTACCGCGAGGCCAAGCGCAGCCGTGACCTCCTCGACTTCGGTGACCAGATCGCGCTCTCCGCCGAGCTCGCGCTCACCAGTGAGGAGGCCGGCCGGATCCTGCGCGACGAGTTCCGGGTGGTCCTGCTCGACGAGTACCAGGACACGTCCGTCGCCCAGCGCCTCCTCCTTTCGGGGCTGTTCGGCGGCGGCACAGGGCACGCGGTGACGGCGGTCGGCGACCCCTGCCAGGCGATCTACGGCTGGCGCGGGGCGTCCGTCGCCAACCTCGACGACTTCCCCACCCACTTCCCGTACGCCGACGGAACCCCCGCCGCCCGCTTCTCGCTCAGCGAGAACCGCCGCAGTGGCGGCCGCCTCCTCGACCTCGCCAACGGCCTCGCCGTCCCGCTGCGCGCCATGCACGAGGGTGTTGAGGCGCTGCGTCCGGCTCCGGGCGCCGAGCGCGACGGCATCGTCCGCTGCGCCCTGCTCCCCACCCACGCGGAGGAGATCGCGTGGCTGGCCGACTCCATAGCCCACCTCGTCCGTACGGGAAAGGAGCCCGGCGAGATCGCCGTCCTGTGCCGTACGGCGGGCGACTTCGCCGAGATCCAGGGCGCGCTGGTGGCCCGCGACGTACCGGTCGAGGTGGTCGGCCTCTCCGGACTGCTGCACCTCCCGGAGGTCGCGGACCTCGTCGCGGTCTGCGAAGTCCTCCAGGACCCCGGAGCCAACGCCTCGCTCGTACGCATCCTCACGGGCCCGCGCTGGCGCATCGGCCCGCGCGACCTGGCGCTGCTCGGCCGCCGAGCACGGCTGCTCGTCCACCGCGCTGCGGGCGTCGACGCGGACGCGGACCCCGACGGGAGGCTGGCCGAGGCGGTCGAGGGCGTGGACCCGGCGGAGGTCATCTCGCTGGCGGACGCGCTCGACACGTTCCTGGAGTCCGGCGGCGGCCCGGACGACGGCCTGCCCTTCTCCGCCGACGCCCGGGTCCGTTTCGCCCGCCTGGCGGCCGAGCTGCGCGACCTGCGGCGCTCGCTCGCGGACCCGCTCATGGACGTACTGCACCGGGTGCTCGCCACGACGGGCCTCGAAGTGGAACTGTCCGCGTCCCCGCACGCCCTGGCCGCCCGCCGCCGCGAGACACTGAGCAACTTCCTGGACACCGCGGCGGGATTCGCCGCCCTGGACGGCGAGGCGAACCTACTGGCCTTCCTCGCCTTCCTGCGCACGGCCGCCCAGTACGAGAAGGGCCTGGACAACGCCCTGCCCGGTGGCGAGAACACCGTGAAGGTCCTCACCGCCCACAAGTCCAAGGGCCTGGAGTGGGACGTCGTGGCGGCGCCGGGCCTGGTCGCGGGCCACTTCCCGAGTGAGCAGTCCCGCGACTCCTGGGCCTCGCAGGCGAAGGTCCTGCCGCACGCGCTGCGCGGCGACGCGAAGACGCTCCCGGACGTCACCGACTGGGACGCCAAGGGCGTCAAGGCGTTCAAGGACGCGATGAAGGCCCACCAGCACACCGAGGAACTGCGCCTCGGGTACGTCACGTTCACGCGCCCGCGCTCGCTGCTGCTGGGCTCGGGTCACTGGTGGGGTCCGACCCAGAAGAAGCCGCGCGGGCCCTCCGGCTTCCTGCGGGAGCTGTACGACCACTGCGCGGCCGGGTTCGGCGAGATCGAGGCATGGGCGGACGAGCCTGCGGAGGGCGAGGAGAATCCCTCGCTGCGTGAGTCGGCGGCGGACCGGGCGTGGCCGCTGCCTCTGGACCCGACGTCGATGGAGCGCCGCCGCCGGGCGGCCGAGACGGTCATGGCGCACTTGCGGAGCCTGGCTACGGAAGGGACCGACGAGGCGGCGGAGTGGGCGGCGGAGGAGGCTCCCCCCGCCGACTTCGACGAGCCCGGGGAGCCGGAGTACGAGCCGAACTTTGAGCCCGACTTCGAACCGGAGCCCGACTTCGAAGCGGATTACGACGCGTCCCCGGCCGACTGGGACAGTCTGCTCACGAAGCGGCCGGCGCACGCGGCGGAGCGGACCACGGACGTCACGGCGGCGATCGACGCCGTCGGCGCGGGGGCGGCGCCCGAGGCGAAGACCCACCCTCAGGCCGATGCCGATGCCGATGCCGATGCCGATGCCGATGCCGATACCGATACCGATGCCGAGGTCGACGCCGCGGCTGCGGCCGGTGCCGATTCAGGTACCGATCCCTACAGCAACGCCCATCTCGGGACAGCCCCCCACGCAGACCCCCACATCGACCCGCAGGCCGGAACCGACACTCCTGCCGCGCACGGCGCTGCCTCCGCGACAGGCGGCCGCAGCGGGGCCGAGGCTCACGCACGCCCCCACTCCGAGCCCGCACTTCCCCCCGGCGCCGTGCCCGCCGCCCGGACCCACTCGCGTGCGGAGGCGCTCGACGGCGGCGAGTACGCGACCGCCGTACCGTCCGCTCCGCACCACGACGCCGGGCACGCCCGCCCCCACCCCACCGACGCCCCCGCCGTACCGCCGACACGGCCGGCCGGGGCCTCCGCCCCGCGCCGCGCGGCAGACGCCGGGGCGAGCGCCCCCGGCTTCCGGGGAACCCCCTCGCAAGCCGTCCTCACCCCGGAAGAGGCCCGCGCGGTCGCCTCCTGGGACCGGGACCTCGACGCTCTCGCCGGTGAGCTGCGCCGTGCCCGCGCCACCACCCGCGACGTTCCCGTACCGCCGTCCCTCACGGCTTCCCAGCTCCTGCGCCTCGCCGCCGACCCCGACGGCTTCGCCCACGAACTCGCCCGTCCCATGCCGCGCCCGCCCCAGCCCGCCGCCCGCCGTGGCACCCGTTTCCACGCCTGGGTGGAGTCGCGGTTCGAAGAGCTGCCGCTGCCCATGCTCGGCCCGGACGAGCTGCCCGGCCGTGACGAGACCGACGCCGAGATCGCGGACGAGCGCGACCTGGCGGAGCTCAAGGAGGCGTTCGAACGCACCCCGTACGCCCGCCGCACCCCGTACCGCGTCGAGGCCCCCTTCCACCTCACACTCGCGGGCCGCGTGATCCGGGGCCGGATAGACGCCGTCTACCGCGACGAGGAGACCGGCGCGTACGAGATCGTCGACTGGAAGACGAGCCGCACGCGAGCCGCCGACCCCCTCCAGCTCGCCGTCTACCGCCTCGCCTGGGCCGAGCAGTACGACCTGCCCCTGGACTCGGTGGGCGCCGCGTTCCTCTACGTGCGCACCGGCGAAATCGCCCGCCCTGCCAACCTCCCCGACCGCGCCCGGCTGGAGCGGATCCTGCTGGACGAGCCCGGTCCGGCGGCCGGATAG